DNA sequence from the Candidatus Fluviicola riflensis genome:
TTTCCTTGCCAACCAGGGAATTGTGAACTTTTATGGTGGATTTTATGCCCAGCAAGGATTGACCTATAATCGCCGCGAGATCTTTTTCGACCGCCCGGATGAAGAAGTACCTAAAAGTCAGCGTTTGGATGTACAAATCGGATTCAAGGTTGGTTGGTTTATTCCGGTCTACCAACGCAAACCGAAAGACTATTACTTCGATTGATGCGCCTGCTTTACGCCATTGGAATGGGGGGTTTGTACTGCTTGATGTGGTGCGCTTCGCTGTTCAATGTCAAAGCCAAGAAGTGGATCACAGGCCGAAAAACCCCGGTTACCGATTTTAAAATTCCCGAAAACAAACAAACAGTTTGGTTTCATTGCGCTTCTTTGGGTGAATTCGACCAGGGATTGCCGGTGATGTTTGCTTACAAGGAACGATTTCCGGATGCATTTTTAGTGGTTACGTTTTTCAGTCCGTCAGGAATGGAATTTTACAACAAACGCCATCATTGTGTCGATTTAGCATGCTATCTTCCGTTGGATACAGCTTCCAACGCCCGAAAATTCATTGCACATTTCAAACCGAAAGACGTTTTTTTTGTGAAATACGAATTCTGGTACAATCACTTACTTGCCGCCAAACGTTCTGGTTCAAAAGTTTACGGAGTAAGTAGTCTGTTTCGTCCCACACATCGTTTTTTCAAATGGTACGGTGGCTTTTTTCGTTCTGCTTTGCGATTGTTTGATCATTTTTATGTGCAGGACCAACGGTCGAAAGATTTACTGGCCGGCATCGGGATTCATCAAACAACACTTTCCGGCGACACACGCTACGATCGCATGATCGCTGTTCGTGATAAAGGCGATTCCAATGAAATTCTGGCCGATTTCACATACGGAAAACCGACGTTGATTCTCGGCAGTTCGTGGCCTGTCGATGAAGATACGTTACTAACTTCTCTCTTGGAGCTCCACAAGCGGATGAAAATCATTATTGCTCCGCACGATATTTCTGAACAGCACATTTCGGCTATCGCAGCGCTGTTTGGCAATGAGGTGGTTCGTTACACGAATTATGTTTCTTCACCGGAAAATCAGGTTCTCATTTTAGATACAATCGGGCAATTGACCTCGGCTTACCGGTATGCAACAATTGCCTATGTAGGTGGTGGATTTACCGGAAAACTGCATAACATCCTGGAACCCGGAGCTTTTGGTATTCCGGTTATTTTCGGCCCGAAACACGAACGTTTTCCGGAGGCGCAATTGTTCCTTGACCGAGAAGTTGCAGTTGAGGTAACCGATTCGGGTGAACTCGAAGAGTTGGTGAGTCAACTGCTGAAACGAAAAACCGAAATTGCGGAAGAGTTGAAGTTGATTTTTCAGGAAAACAGCGGAGCAGCGAAGAAGGTTGTGGCTGGTTTGAAGGATTAATTTTGGGTGATTTTTTTCAGTTTTACTGAAATCGCGTTCGTAATATTGCGAATTTGCAAATTCTCGAATTCCCGAATTTGGAAAGTTGAAAATTCGGAAATTTCATCCACGAATTTCACCACTCAATTTATTTTCCGACTGGTAACTTCGCCAGCCACTCAAACGCATTACCCACTGCCTCATGCAAAATCGTCCCATGATCTTCTTCTGGTAAATACTCATATGTGTAATGCATGTTTTTCTGTCCCGTTTTTTGAAGTGCTTTCCCAATATTCTTAGCACCGTTCACCATTTCCTTTCCTTCATCACCAACAGCAATGTAAACATTCATAGGCGTTTCGGGAAGCTTTAACGGTTGTTTCAAAAGCGACCCATTATCCCACCAAAGGCTTGGACTTACGATGCAATAATGTTGGAACAATTCCGGTTTTTTGAACAGAATTTCGGTGGCAAACAATCCTGCGAGCGATTGCCCGATCAGGGTTTTGGTACCGTTTGTTTTATAATTCTTCTCAATAAACGGTTGCAGATCTTTCTCAATGTAAGACATGAATTTTTCGGATCCACCGCCAATTTCATAGATGTTCGGATAACCTTCCAGCCAGGTTGGCCAGGTAGCATCAGGAGCCGGTTTGAAAGTCATGTCGTGCTTGCGATTGGTGCTCACGATTCCCACCAATATGGAAGGTTGCAGGTAATTGACCCAAGAAAAACTGTTGAACTGTACCAGTCCGGCGATGTGGATGAAATCTTCGTCAATGGCGCCATCCAACAGGTAAATTACCGGATATGTGGCTGCCGAATCAGGATGATAACCATCCGGCAAATAAATGTTTATGGTTTGATTATTTCCGAATACCGATGAAGGAATACTGTCAGAAAAACCGAGTGTAATCGCTTGTTTTTGAGCAAAAACCGGAGCTATTCCGAAGAGCAGGAAAACGAGATACAAAGCCTGTTTCATATAAGAAGATTGTTGAAAGAATGTTCAATTCCCAAATGTAACAAAATGAACTGCGCGTAGTTTCTGCAATGATCAAATACCGTAATAATCCCTGCTTGTGAATCAAAAAAAAGAACGTTCTTTGATTGCGGAATACGAAAAACAGTATTTTTAAAACAGAACTATAACTTCTATTTACTCAACATGACCAATCCAATTGTAAAAGTATCCATCTATCCGGCAATAGGAATCGCGCGGGTGGGAAACGCACCGGCAGAAAACGAAAACGATTATTTTTTCGGACCGGACGTCACAGGACAAATTCCCAATCCAGCCGGCGGTTTTAAAAACGCCAAGGGCCAAGTAAAAAAACAAGCGGCCCGTTTCAGGATCTATGGCTATGATTCCGACGGAAATGTAGTCAAAGAAATTACCGCTGCCGATGCTTCCATTCAATGGCGGGTGCACATTGCCAACCGTAAAGCAGGCTGGTATATGTTCAACAACGCGCTCGACCTGGTTGGAGCAGCAATTCCTTCTTCGTTCCGGAATGCGGATGTTACCGACCGTTCTCAACTCATCATCGATCCGGGAAAAAGAACCATCAGCGGTATCAGTCAAAGTGGTGAACAATACCATTTTGACAGCGGTTCGTTTATGGGAATTCCGGTTCCGTTGGGCGAATTGCGTACTGACAATGAAGGCCGGTTGATTGTACTTGGTGGTGACGGACACTCAGCATCTTACACCAACGAAACTGCGGTGACGTTTGCTAACAACGATACCTGGCACGATGATATTTCCGATGGCCCGGTTTGGGCTACCGTGACATTAAAAGACGGAACCGTATTGGAAGCCGATCCGGCAATGGTAGCAGTTACGCCGCCCAATTTCGGGCAAGGATTGTACGGAGCTGTGAGCATGTACGATGTTGTTTACAATATGAATGTGGAACAAGGCTGGGTTCCGAAACAGGAAATCCCTGATTTTTGGGAACACATTTACCCGATTTTTGACCGGATGACACAAACTCAATGGGTCAATCATGGATTTTTCATGGTGTTCGGACAGAATTCTCCGGCCGATTTCACCAAAGCTGATCTCGTGCGCCAATTGAGCAATAATGGCGAAGCTTCGGCTCTTTTACGTCAACGGGTTTTTGACTGGTTCAGAGATCCTGCCAGCACAGAATATCGTCCGGCACAGGTGCCACCGTTCTACGGAGATGGTTTTGGCGAATACACCAATATTGCCATCGTTGATCTTCCGGTGACTGCCGCTCAGTACGCGTGGTTGAAAAATTGGGCAAAAGGCAATTTCACAACAAATAAACCGACTGTTTATGCTAACCTGAATGAAGTTCCCTTGCAGGAACAGCCGCACATGCTTACCAAAACCAATCTCGACGATTGTTTGGGCGGGCCTTTTCATCCGGGAATTGAACTTACCTGGCCAATGCGTGTTCCGCAAATGTGGAAAGAAGCATACCGCCTGAACGTGCTGCCAGAAGACGAATCACCGAAAGACAATTGGGGACCGCTCCTGAGCACTAATATTGCGCTCGAAACCGGTGGTCCGTTAGCTGCAAGTGGTCCGGGCACATTGACGCGTTGGTTGGGTGTTCCATGGCAAACCGATGAAGCGAGTTGTTTGTCGGGTTATACCCCGTCAACGTATTTGCCGTTGCCTTCATTCTGGGCAGCGCGCGTTCCCAATCAGGTCTTGAGCATGGATAGTTTCAAACGTTTATCACACAACGATGTACCAACCGGACAACGTTTGAAACATTTCGATTACCGCCAGGATTGGCTGCGTGATTTCGGAACAAATTACACCAAGAAAATCAACGCGATGATTGCCAAATGGCATTATTTAGGCATTGTTACGAAGCAGGAATCACCCGGATCAACCGCCGATGGTTTGCTGCCTGAAACATATTGGGTGGAAACCGGCCGTCGTGATTTTGATACCGTCGATCCGAGCTACGAGCAGGTTGTGTATGCTGAAAATCTGACGAACGACAAGCCACAAGCTCCTGTACGTCTCAAAGCAGTTGCAGCA
Encoded proteins:
- a CDS encoding esterase, yielding MKQALYLVFLLFGIAPVFAQKQAITLGFSDSIPSSVFGNNQTINIYLPDGYHPDSAATYPVIYLLDGAIDEDFIHIAGLVQFNSFSWVNYLQPSILVGIVSTNRKHDMTFKPAPDATWPTWLEGYPNIYEIGGGSEKFMSYIEKDLQPFIEKNYKTNGTKTLIGQSLAGLFATEILFKKPELFQHYCIVSPSLWWDNGSLLKQPLKLPETPMNVYIAVGDEGKEMVNGAKNIGKALQKTGQKNMHYTYEYLPEEDHGTILHEAVGNAFEWLAKLPVGK